The Anomaloglossus baeobatrachus isolate aAnoBae1 chromosome 7, aAnoBae1.hap1, whole genome shotgun sequence sequence tttgcgaggttgcggaaatttgtgttaggttgtggatgagggtttgaagtgacaatagggatgtgatgaggaggaccaggattaggtgagatatctccagcagtgaggagaagcagagagagtgttagtaggtgggagcaggagaggccatgaggtggtcgtgtgcgtctggagacactgggtgaaatgtggaggaaaatatctgaggggaaggtaagatgggtggggaggatggagggagagatgggtggggaggatggagggagagatgggtggggaggatggagggggagaTGACCAGGCCATTACTTGGTGTAGAGATCAGAGGggaaagtagaaagtgaagtattatagaggtgaaagtgaaGGTGAACAcagacattgtttacagtgactatgtatccagttaccttccggtcacttccagcccaattctggcctaattcaatgcatcatacttacatggtgcatacttgtcatggtgcagacgaaacgtctgcacatagccccctatatacagaatgagccccatatagccccctatatacaatatgagcccccacacactGATTAGTggaagacggagccaggagcaccaTTCTCCACCGATGTATTCACCGCCATCTGGATCCTGAGGATGTAGATAGTTGGGATACCAAGAAACTAGCGGCGGTGGACGGACGGCGGGGAAGGGCATGGTGTGGCCATGGTCCACTGTTTCACCCCTTCGGCTGTCTTGGTCAGCGGGTGGGACTGAAATAGTCAGATGTGGCCCACGGGATGCACTTTGCACGGCCCTGGTCTACACGTACACATTGTAATACCGTTTCCCCCATGGTTGCCGGTGTCTTGACAATATGACGGCTTTGATTTTCCTCTTTTTTTGGTGATGACTGTGAAATGTTCCCTTTCCCTCAGGTAATGCTGGAGCAGATGCAGGGGGTGGTCCGGCTGGAGCTGTCTGGGTGTAATGACTTCACAGAGGCCGGTTTGTGGTCCAGTTTACATGGACGCATCACTTCTCTGAGTGTCAGTGACTGTATCAACGTGGCGGATGATGCGGTAGCGGCCatctcccagctgctccctaatctGGGGGAGCTAAACCTGCAAGCCTACCATGTAACGGACACAGCGCTGGCGTACTTTACTGCCAAACAGGGCCGAGCCACACATACGCTACGCCTCCACTCCTGCTGGGAGATCACCAACCATGGCGTGGTCAATGTGGTCCACAGCCTGCCCAACCTCACTGTCCTCAGCCTTTCTGGGTGCTCCAAAGTGACCGATGATGGGGTGGAGCTGGTGGCCGAAAACCTGAGAAGATTACGAGGACTGGACCTGTCGTGGTGCCCCAGACTGACGGACACAGCATTGGAGTACATTGCATGTGACCTGCACAAGCTGGAGGAGCTCGTTCTGGATAGGTGGGTGGTAAATTGGAAAGGATAGCCATTCTCATGCTATTTTAGCATAAAGAACCCCTGAAATGGTCCCAAAGTTACTGAGGGGCGCTGTAGGGTGCTGGATATAAATGTTTAATAATAAAGGTCCCGAAGTTCTTGTTTATTGATGCCCTGCTTATCTCTGATCCTTAATGAAGGTGATCTTCCTCTGTGCCACACCTTGCAAACACCCCCGTTCATCAGCCATGTGTCACATTCATTTCAGAGGTCCCTTGAGACCCCATAGCAGGAACTTAAGGTTTCCAAAAATTCACAAAGATAAAGACTTCATTGTCGGTGAATGGATTCTCATCATAATAGTTCTTCTGAATCCATCAAACCACCCCACCAATTCCTGTCTGATCTCCCAAAATCTTATTTACTCTAACTTGCAGTACCGCCTTCCACCACTTCTGATAGGTAAACTGTCATTGGAATCTATGCAATAGCGCCCCCAGGACTGATCTTAGAAAAAAGGAGCATGAACGAATCCTTCTCGAGATGACAAAACCGTGACTATGTCCATTTAGAAGGACGGATATAATATAATGTGCTATTGCTCTCCTCAGGTGTGTACGGATCACAGACACTGGACTCAGCTACCTGTCCACAATGTCGTCGCTCCGGAGTTTGTACCTCCGTTGGTGCTGCCAGGTAAAAATGGATCAATGGTGTGGTATGAACCCCAAATACATGATGTATCTGATCACTCCCATATCGCTTTCTGTTCCAGGTACAAGACTTCGGCTTGAAGCATCTCCTGGGAATGAAAAGTTTACGCCTCTTATCTCTGGCCGGTGAGTTTATATATCTTCGCTACTGTACTGGATGTTGGGGGGTTGTTATACTCGGTGTACTGGATGATAGGGTTCTTATACCAAGAGAAGCTTTCTCTGAAGTCCACTTTTAAAAACCCTCATGATCTGTCTTATCTCccccaggttgtcctctcctcaccACCACCGGCCTTTCGGGTCTCGTTCAGCTACAAGACCTAGAAGAATTGGAACTTACCAACTGTCCCGGTGCCACTCCTGAGCTCTTTAAATATTTCTCCCAGCACCTGCCTCGTTGCGTGGTGATCGAGTAACCAGCAGGAGCCGTATCCTCCGAAACCATTCCCAGCACCGACCATCATCCGATCGGAGACTTTGGCTACGGAAGCATTGACTTCCCGAGTCATTGatttgctgaaaaaaaagcagaaaaataaaGAGAGCAAGATCCTGGGAGATATTTCACACTCCGGTTTGTGAAGACCTCATTCCATGTCCCGATGTCGGGGGTTGTATTATTTCCCGCGCCTCATCTCTTGTCTTCTCTGTCGTGGATTGATACTCACAACCAGTAGAGCCGGCTCCCATCCGAAAACCCCATCCACGTTCTCTCTACAGGGATTGTATGGCGTGAGGTGGAGTGCAGCACATTGTGGAGTGTCGCTTCCAGTTCCAGTGGTGGTCCTCCATAGTTTGGTTCCTAATATTTTTTGAAGATGGTTATTTTTTTGGGGTTCTGTTCTTTTTAATCTGCATTTTAAGGTTGGGAAGGTCCAAGAAAACCAGCGTCAGGAAGTGATTCCGCCGGATCGTGGCATTTATTTTCGGAAAGTTCTTTAGAAAGGTTTCGCAGGCTGTTGATGACATGCCCGAACTCCACCTGACGGAGTAGTTGGAGAGATCCATCTCGTACCAAGATCTTGCGTCGCCTTTCTTATTTTTACACTCCGGTCTATAGATATATAGTATGGACGTTTCCATCATCTGCCTGTTTACTACCTTCTCGCTCAACGTTTTTCTATCTATTGTCCTGGAGCTGATGGTTTTTAGTGAGGACGGTTGGCGGAACCTTAGATTTGGCCAAGACGTTCCATAAAAGGACATCAAAGATTCAAGGTCTACACATGACCACACGCAAGAAGAAGATCTGGGTCGGCCTTCGGTGGTCTTAATGCCGTGTCTCGGTTGATGCGTGGAGTGGACTGTACAACGCGGTGTAGTCAACTGACCAGAGGAACGTCCGTCAGGAAGGACGCTGTATAAACCTTTGCTTGGATCGGGAGGGGTCCCATCCCTCATCCATCTTCCCGGCTTGCCCCAGTGCCTGTACATTGATGCTGTTGCTTGATTCACTGCTTTCATCAAGGTGGAGGACATTACTGTTCATCTCTTCCCGCCATGACCTGCCCCATCCCCAGAAGACCAGGGAGAAGCAgtgccatttttgtttttttttatcatttttttcttacatttgtgcttttttgacACCTTTGTTCCGAGTTCACGAGAACTGTGAGATGTCACTTGGACGACGTGATAGTAAAAAAGGAAGCTTCAGGGGTTACCATACAATCAGACGTTCCTTTTCTGTTCTCGTCTTGTGCCGTCTCCGTCCATCTCTGATTCCACAGGGTCTTTTTCTCTAGATATCACCCTCTCATCCCTTCTCATATCCCATATGACacggtctgtctgtatgtatgcgtgTCCCATGCCCCGCCCGCTCCAttatcccccccccccgcccggtCCATTATGCCCCCCCACCCGCATgtttctctcctcctgtctcttttTTCGGACTCTTCTCATTCCTTGGAGAGCACTGTCTATGGAACGATCTCGTGCTGTTTTTTCACCATGctttaaatatattaaaatatataaggATTCCAAGTTTTCATCCAGAACAACATGGCGGCTCGTCGATTAATTCGTAAAAAAGTGAGACCGAGACCCCCTCCCGCCTcgcccccacccctccccccgcccaTACACATCGGACTCTTGGTAGGTGCGGCCAACTTTAGTCTGAAGTCGGGACATGTGACTGTATGACACTATTATTTTGAGAGGTAGTGGCAGTGAGTGGCGGTATTATCTGCACAAAACTACTGCATTATCTCTTGTGAGCAGGCACCGTATAGCTGTATTATTTGGGAACTATATGGCACTTATATGTTGGTTTACTATGCACTATTATTTTTTTTGTAGTGTTATATGAAGATTGGTAATACTCTTTGTCTATATGGCACTAGCACTATTATTTTACAATCTGTTTGGCGCTACTATTATGGCATTATTATTTTGGGGTTATGTGGCCCTACAATTTCCTGATTGTATAGCACAACTATTTGTGGCATTGTATGGCACTAATATTTAGAGCTTATATGTAACGCTTATTTTGCGGTTGGAGGTTGGACGGCACTATTATTTTTAGGTTGCATTGCGCTATTATTTTGAGCTGGAGTGACAATATTATTTTAGAGCTAAATGGCACAATTGTTTTTGGAGTTGTATTGCGCTACTATTTTTTATGTTTTATGGCAGTATTACTTTGTGGGTTTATGGCTTGTATGATACTTTAATTTTGTGTTGCATTGCACTATTAGGATGAGGTTGCACAGCACTATTATTTTTAGGTAGTATGGCAATATTATTTTGAGCTGGTAACAGTTGATGACAGTATTATTTTACAGGTATATGACGCTATTGTTTTTGGGCTTGCATTGCGCTATTATTTTGACGTTTATGACAATATTATTTTAGAGTTAAATGgcactattttttttttagttatattgCGCTATTTTTGATGTTTTATGGCCATATTACTTTATGAGGTTATGGCAGTGTTGTTTTTGGCTTGTATGGTACTTTTATTTTGTGTTGTATTGCACCATTAGTTTGAGGTTGCATGGCACTattatttttacattatacagcactaTTATTTTCAGGTAGTATGGCACTATTATTTTCAGGTAGTATGGCACTATTATTTTCAGGTAGTATGGCACTATTATTTACAGGTAGTATGGCACTATTATTTGAAGCTGGTGACAGCTGATGACAGGATTATTTTACAGGTAAATGGCACTATTGTTTTTGGGCTTGTATTGCGGTATTATTTTGATGTtttatggcagtattattttgCAGGTTTATGTTACTGTTGTTTTTGGGCTGTATGGTGCTGATATTTTGTGTTGTATTGCACCATTAGTGTGAGGTTGCATGGCACTATTATTTTTAGATTGTATAGCACTATTATTTGTATGTAGTATAGCACTATTATTTTTAGATTGTATAGCACTATTATTTGTATGTAGTATAGCACTATTATTTTTAGATTGTATAGCACTATTATTTGTATGTAGTATAGCACTATTATTTTTAGATTGTATAGCACTATTATTTGTATGTAGTATAGCACTATTATTTTTAGATTGTATAGCACTATTATTTGTATGTAGTATAGCACTATTATTTTTAGATTGTATAGCACTATTATTTGTATGTAGTATAGCACTATTATTTTTAGATTGTATAGCACTATTATTTTGAGCTGGT is a genomic window containing:
- the FBXL16 gene encoding F-box/LRR-repeat protein 16, with the translated sequence MSNTTNGDTKAQCLPRNGLVKIPGPTNGLGSASITKGTPAVKNRLCQPPSVPSILSQAFPKYQEHVAPSVLPILPPPPTLSIPLGLSPGEEHPPILCGPSLDRVQGPGMDCHLALDEKILNRLFCYFSACEKCVLAQVCKTWRRVLYQPRFWVGLMPVLHAKELYNILPTGDKEFVSLQGFAVRGFDSFCLVGVSDLDICEFIDNYPLSKKGVKSVSLKRSTITDAGLEVMLEQMQGVVRLELSGCNDFTEAGLWSSLHGRITSLSVSDCINVADDAVAAISQLLPNLGELNLQAYHVTDTALAYFTAKQGRATHTLRLHSCWEITNHGVVNVVHSLPNLTVLSLSGCSKVTDDGVELVAENLRRLRGLDLSWCPRLTDTALEYIACDLHKLEELVLDRCVRITDTGLSYLSTMSSLRSLYLRWCCQVQDFGLKHLLGMKSLRLLSLAGCPLLTTTGLSGLVQLQDLEELELTNCPGATPELFKYFSQHLPRCVVIE